One window of Etheostoma spectabile isolate EspeVRDwgs_2016 chromosome 6, UIUC_Espe_1.0, whole genome shotgun sequence genomic DNA carries:
- the lmtk3 gene encoding uncharacterized protein lmtk3 isoform X1 yields the protein MRPHCWVMVALAGIMSYFSPERALGAPQREVSQTRAASLSPPPYVIILISCSGLVSFVLLLLTCLCCKRGGVGFNVSLQHEFDNADGEECSGGSSPIQEDSLSSCPSLPEVYTLPVRDRPNCPALKDGADSKSKCFKRHALNYLQEIGNGWFGKVILAEVLCDCSSSQAVVKELRVSASPLEQRKFLAESEPYRSLKHPNILQCLGQCSENIPFLLVMEFCQLGDLKRYLRAQRKSNGMTPDLPTRDLLTIQRMAFEITSGLLHLHDNNYIHSDLALRNCLLTSDLTVRIGDYGLSHNHYKEDYYLTPDKLWIPLRWIAPELLEEYRGSLIVTDQTKTSNVWSMGVVIWELFEFGSQPHRHLSDEEVLTFVIRERQITLAQPRLKLSHADYWYEIMQSCWLPPSQRPSVAEIFLLLSSLLAAEQGMARGSVGEEDEEDEEYEEGRGRRGESEESFERRWDLLRPPAFQAAANERQREREYGREDNSYPLLDPVGNCITPSSSELDDILTVTETSKGLNFEYFWEKAHARQGYKPLPPPQPIPTVNNNHRQSLDTPTVVPVISARSPSLASEYYIRLEEHTPQDKSPTLKGKTQSSFRSDSICPGDMELVEIRSGMLGKDRVPYYSSDKCRKGLQTVRSSEVQLQVPNTGVAEFRDTSSRVTDFSVVDLGDDDEEEKRSSQADKKSSISSQAPVLPPKPRSMSMLSANHLHSRPLPAPPHGYRGLPHYTISGKIETDPHHMSSCPSSTFDHLGLHRSRQTLPPSPSLSPSLPPSSHPIYPQSSQMCPPPLPPHSKPQRSSPSYSTADTYSSYSKPQMQRSKRDPLSSDLSDREGGSRHLTSLHNSRETSHSRAKDFDSPVRRENPLRPIYRNLPRPLPTNPQLDRQSSSSPTYSDEDDSPFMSPERPSGGTTVPHSSLSEDADPASAELFSRGMKRTQSRLDTILPAIWREDAELHAERVAAVKKSPMHLFLTEISSVSESSESKSEASWEGEKEEKRDGERWGNFVLPNRGMRRSQSLITELGSAGQSWGPEKCNNRTGAEEDDTVPKESFQRDLFLTEIDTGRMDTDPEGGSETDPVKYLYPSGSRLRPYVCAPGLPSYTEAEEAYSKGIRRSRSLLSEVTIGKEESDLQQTEKEPRRTEMTREEFLKEIQSAETFLTEIISRQNAATNRKEANSSYSPTPLSPEYESICIDPSSAQTIRFQSESSVRASNKGKDETPTEAIYAQVTKRAKKSEIKVSMKPEIPVLHIGSNKQPLKLHSEGSNADHCQSGEFVFSEIMPKNGLLHNQTLACQNEEESSDGPALPARGEESNTVLKHENKLLTTKQTDTPKAAVIGNGELMNEDLQASSPERGDQTCRKTDITDKEKYHTAKVSKVDSEHITEADLENNTNDDEMKRENLLQHNDAGQENPCHIAEKAPTPAATPTTPDWDPSSDVSLITPTDSGMSPMTSNSADCLTPSDSWTSGGGGVGSGGWRALGNETPHRDSAYFSDSDWEGDGMSRRSSDGLIASRPNSGRGGDRGTLTGIEEKTEEEGEMGEKSPLRKSTQMSDIKSEIGETVEMCEEISTLYQYAPVNAVSHLGDDQDILYKGLESTQKDNSGIFENKSSTMLCDDPQAKDSVDLIDKLFSKLDDESLKRLPHSGGHPIDNNYTDGLISQVTDCKYQDSAATDLNLHSKSLAETNILSESVSGSQSNDCMLRPSNKDYTSVTETDIDISSMNSLKCGNDTVDSVTASQVDNRESRLSKLYSIQTSDTTLSNETPSIVEPSNDGKSVYHEVSGLMCPSWAEEGVEESEEREKRPGLDHNELGLRNLRCSDGNEDKKVMTETEKQLAAAELSNAMKEKSPLRGAASQIDYANNVDKDSCEGLDVKTKELWSAMEEDEELTGSAVVRGEMDCHRFSQSSDLRLWPDENDQWASPERRCHDMELRSEFFSGFSNKAWEVGERLVVGQEFWETEENDELAGSELHPAILEGCEETWNDETQGLAGNLAIKARWDSAEGDDQQAVQVVDIQQEENIENLGGLGSFNKDLKREISEIEVENIEIPEQEQAEGLTSSCTGTDRDREGLLDSTEIQENPNFNSWPQNHLCMIQIEGQTSAVHVAEVTASDLENCFSHTLESSNVSICITEAPHENFSDLENVESVADSEAEMRSWLARQHTEETVSIVNEEEDYRDMPLPPNPIFCPSELDEQEEIDQSCPQVDNFSSVDFPSPPPSIDLDMQDDKLESLDDSFPSPPPSVIETEEFISHINLEDFIASTETEPYISTTHSASVLEPHLQQSPPTTTQSKGISANLNLPSVHITLADESDLTSNVQDGHNNLFQKTSSASPSSPQVPLNNLPELLISEWKDLDEEPLEDFEKLEQLCCISGDEEDSLGNLFLGNLELLESLKKTPEQKSTNVGDSDTGEEICGSSTPEGSRVNMMEDRISDNSDELAESAPNLILDFQEEKNDGQKSSGKTSDVKDQGSLSKLTTKNGLMMQVCEERLQFSLSENVKTNVLWGSTVKDTVMLRPWGEQITENSSELVTVKEQQEDESEEEQESSPSIKSRTMSDETKAEPLTVIEQPEVTTPQPTANQAMKAKLARLSLALPPLALTLPLTPTGKGGFGDGTIGNRIGRRRGLSSGSDPDDEEEDDQEDESSRRVIVVTETDVDKRVGLRSLLKSPKEPMDREKDRGRNVSFFDDVTIYLFDQETPTNELSSSAPTSPAPVSVKSTKLDLRGPNTKSKESKRKEDLSIKQRSPVGAKPVTSSRFTVSPANDPHMV from the exons GAGCCTTAAACATCCCAACATCCTTCAGTGTTTGGGGCAGTGCAGTGAGAACATCCCCTTCCTCCTGGTTATGGAGTTCTGTCAACTT GGTGACCTGAAGAGGTATCTGAGAGCCCAGCGCAAGTCAAATGGGATGACCCCTGACCTGCCGACTCGGGACCTCTTGACGATTCAGAGAATGGCTTTTGAGATCACCTCCGGTCTGCTGcatctccatgacaacaatTACATCCACAG TGATCTGGCTTTAAGAAACTGTCTACTGACCTCAGACCTCACTGTTAGGATAGGCGACTATGGCCTTTCCCACAACCATTATAAG GAGGACTATTACCTAACTCCAGACAAGCTATGGATCCCACTACGTTGGATCGCTCCTGAGCTGCTGGAGGAGTACAGAGGATCTCTCATCGTTACTGACCAAACCAAGACAAGCAATGTGTG GTCCATGGGGGTGGTTATATGGGAGCTGTTTGAGTTTGGCTCTCAGCCCCACAGACACCTGAGTGACGAAGAAGTGCTGACCTTCGTCATTAGGGAGAGACAGATCACCCTGGCCCAGCCCAGACTCAAACTCTCCCATGCAGACTACTG GTATGAGATCATGCAGTCCTGCTGGCTACCTCCTTCTCAACGCCCTTCTGTAGCAGAGatattcctcctcctctcctccctcctggCCGCTGAGCAAGGAATGGCAAGAGGGAGTGTTGgggaagaagatgaagaggatgaGGAATATGAAGAGggcagaggaaggagaggggagAGCGAGGAGTCGTTTGAAAGACGCTGGGACTTACTCCGTCCGCCTGCTTTCCAGGCCGCAGCAAACGAGCGgcaaagggagagagagtaCGGCAGGGAAGACAACTCCTACCCCCTACTGGACCCTGTGGGGAACTGTATCACTCCGTCCTCGTCTGAACTGGATGACATCCTGACAGTGACTGAAACCAGCAAAGGCTTGAACTTTGAGTATTTTTGGGAAAAAGCTCATGCCAGACAAGGCTACAaacctcttcctccccctcagCCAATCCCGACTGTGAACAATAATCACAGACAGTCTCTAGACACTCCCACTGTGGTCCCAGTGATAAGCGCCCGAAGCCCCTCCCTTGCCAGCGAGTACTACATCAGATTAGAGGAGCACACTCCCCAGGATAAGTCGCCAACTCTTAAAGGGAAGACTCAGTCCTCTTTCCGCTCGGACTCGATCTGCCCTGGAGACATGGAACTGGTGGAGATTCGCAGTGGAATGCTGGGAAAAGATAGAGTCCCTtattattcttctgacaagtgtaGAAAGGGCCTCCAGACTGTCAGATCAAGCGAGGTCCAACTTCAGGTCCCCAACACAGGTGTGGCTGAATTCAGAGACACTTCAAGCAGAGTGACTGACTTCTCAGTAGTTGATTTAGGGGACGATgatgaagaagagaagaggagtaGTCAGGCAGACAAAAAATCCTCCATTAGTTCTCAAGCCCCGGTCCTTCCTCCCAAGCCTCGCTCTATGTCCATGTTGTCAGCCAACCACCTTCACTCACGCCCCCTCCCCGCCCCTCCACACGGTTATAGAGGACTGCCTCACTACACCATCAGTGGAAAAATCGAAACAGACCCCCATCACATGAGCAGCTGTCCATCTTCTACCTTTGATCACCTGGGGCTCCATCGGTCCCGTCAGACTCTACCCCCATCCCCGTCCCTCTCCCCTTCCCTTCCCCCATCAAGCCATCCCATTTACCCCCAATCTTCTCAAATGTGTCCCCCACCTCTCCCTCCCCACTCCAAACCACAAAGAAGCTCCCCCAGCTACAGCACAGCAGACACTTATTCAAGTTACAGTAAGCCGCAGATGCAGAGATCCAAAAGAGACCCACTATCCAGTGACTTGTCTGACAGAGAGGGTGGTAGCAGGCACTTGACATCATTGCACAACTCCAGGGAGACTTCTCATTCTCGTGCAAAAGACTTTGACTCTCCCGTTCGTCGAGAAAACCCATTGCGCCCAATTTATCGCAATTTACCCCGCCCTCTGCCAACAAACCCCCAGCTTGACAGACAGTCTTCATCCAGTCCTACATACTCAGATGAGGATGACTCTCCCTTTATGTCTCCTGAGAGACCCAGCGGTGGGACTACTGTCCCTCACTCCAGCCTATCTGAAGATGCAGACCCAGCCAGTGCTGAGCTCTTCTCCAGGGGAATGAAAAGGACTCAGTCACGCCTAGACACCATCCTGCCAGCCATTTGGAGGGAAGATGCTGAACTTCATGCAGAACGTGTGGCCGCTGTCAAGAAATCCCCCATGCATCTGTTTCTGACGGAGATATCTAGTGTGTCAGAGTCTAGTGAGTCCAAGTCAGAGGCTTCatgggagggagagaaggaggagaaaagagatggagaaagatGGGGAAACTTTGTGCTGCCCAACAGAGGGATGCGCCGCTCCCAGTCGCTGATCACGGAGCTGGGGTCAGCAGGACAGTCATGGGGGCCAGAGAAATGCAACAACAGGACAGGAGCTGAAGAGGATGATACAGTCCCTAAAGAATCATTCCAGCGGGATCTTTTCCTCACAGAGATCGACACGGGAAGGATGGACACCGATCCGGAGGGAGGATCAGAAACTGATCCAGTAAAATACCTCTATCCTTCGGGATCCAGATTGCGGCCCTACGTCTGTGCTCCAGGCCTTCCCTCATACACTGAGGCTGAGGAAGCCTATTCAAAGGGTATACGGAGATcccgctctctcctctctgaggTCACTATTGGGAAGGAGGAGTCCGACCTACAGCAGACTGAGAAGGAACCCCGGAGAACAGAAATGACCAGGGAGGAGTTCCTGAAGGAGATCCAATCAGCAGAGACCTTCCTGACTGAAATAATATCTAGACAAAACGCTGCCACAAACAGAAAGGAAGCAAACTCATCTTACTCTCCTACTCCACTGTCTCCTGAATACGAGTCCATATGTATTGACCCAAGTTCTGCTCAGACCATCAGATTTCAGTCAGAGAGTTCTGTACGAGCATCCAACAAAGGCAAAGATGAAACACCAACTGAAGCTATCTATGCCCAAGTGACCAAGCGTGCTAAAAAGAGTGAGATAAAGGTTTCTATGAAACCTGAGATCCCAGTCCTGCATATAGGATCAAATAAACAACCTCTTAAACTGCACAGCGAAGGAAGCAATGCTGACCACTGCCAATCTGGGGAGTTTGTGTTTTCAGAAATCATGCCCAAAAATGGTCTCCTGCACAACCAAACACTTGCTTGTCAAAATGAAGAGGAGAGTTCAGACGGCCCAGCCTTACCTGCCAGAGGAGAAGAATCCAACACTGTCCTAAAGCATGAGAACAAATTACtaactacaaaacaaacagatacaCCAAAGGCTGCTGTTATAGGGAATGGTGAGTTAATGAACGAGGACCTACAGGCCAGCAGCCCTGAGAGAGGAGATCAAACATGCCGAAAGACAGATATCACTGACAAAGAAAAGTACCACACTGCAAAAGTTTCCAAAGTGGACTCTGAACACATTACAGAAGCTGATTTGGAGAATAATACAAATGATGATgagatgaaaagagaaaatctaCTTCAACACAATGACGCTGGGCAAGAAAATCCCTGTCACATTGCAGAAAAGGCACCCACTCCTGCTGCCACTCCAACCACTCCAGACTGGGACCCATCCTCTGATGTGTCACTCATCACCCCCACCGACTCTGGCATGTCACCTATGACTTCCAACTCAGCCGACTGTCTCACACCTAGTGACTCCTGGACgagtggtggaggaggagtgggAAGCGGCGGGTGGCGAGCTCTGGGAAATGAAACACCCCATCGAGACTCTGCGTATTTCTCAGACAGTGACTGGGAGGGGGACGGGATGAGCAGGAGAAGCAGTGATGGACTCATTGCCTCCAGGCCAAACAGCGGTCGAGGAGGGGATCGGGGAACACTGACAGGGATAGAGGAAAAAactgaggaagagggagagatgggagaaaaaagccCCTTAAGAAAGAGTACACAGATGTCAGATATCAAAAGTGAAATTGGAGAAACTGTTGAGATGTGTGAGGAAATTAGTACTCTATATCAATACGCTCCAGTGAATGCCGTCTCTCATCTAGGTGATGACCAAGATATTCTTTACAAAGGACTGGAGTCAACACAGAAAGACAATTCTGGCATTTTTGAAAACAAGAGCAGCACCATGCTGTGTGATGATCCGCAGGCCAAGGACTCTGTTGACTTAATTGATAAGTTGTTCTCAAAATTAGATGATGAGTCCCTGAAAAGGCTCCCACACAGTGGTGGGCATCCGATAGACAACAACTACACAGATGGCCTCATCTCCCAGGTAACAGATTGCAAATACCAGGACTCTGCAGCGACCGATTTAAATCTTCATTCCAAGAGCCTCGCTGAGACAAATATTTTGAGCGAGTCTGTGTCTGGCAGCCAGTCAAATGATTGCATGTTGAGGCCCAGCAACAAAGATTACACAAGTGTTACAGAGACGGATATTGATATCTCTTCAATGAACTCCCTCAAATGTGGAAATGACACTGTGGATTCTGTAACAGCATCCCAAGTTGACAATAGAGAGTCAAGGTTATCTAAACTGTACAGCATTCAAACTAGTGATACCACACTCAGCAATGAAACCCCGTCAATAGTTGAGCCAAGCAATGATgggaagtctgtctatcatgaAGTTAGTGGTCTCATGTGTCCTTCTTGGGCCGAGGAGGGTGTTGAAGAGTCTGAGGAACGCGAAAAGAGGCCTGGTCTGGACCACAATGAGCTTGGCCTGAGAAACCTGCGCTGCTCAGACGGCAACGAGGACAAGAAGGTAATGACAGAGACGGAGAAACAGCTGGCTGCTGCAGAGCTGAGTAATGCCATGAAGGAAAAGTCACCACTGAGAGGGGCAGCAAGTCAGATAGACTATGCTAACAATGTGGATAAAGACTCCTGCGAGGGCCTGGATGTGAAGACTAAAGAGTTATGGAGCGCtatggaggaggatgaggaactTACAGGGTCTGCTGTTGTTAGGGGAGAGATGGACTGCCACCGTTTTTCTCAGTCAAGTGACTTACGCTTGTGGCCTGATGAAAATGACCAGTGGGCCTCTCCAGAGAGGAGGTGCCACGACATGGAACTGAGATCTGAATTTTTCTCGGGGTTCAGTAATAAGGCTTGGGAGGTGGGGGAGAGGCTTGTTGTAGGTCAGGAGTTTTGGGAGACAGAAGAAAACGATGAACTTGCAGGAAGTGAACTGCACCCTGCCATCTTGGAGGGCTGCGAAGAAACCTGGAATGATGAAACCCAAGGACTCGCTGGAAATCTTGCCATTAAGGCAAGGTGGGACTCTGCAGAGGGCGATGACCAACAGGCTGTCCAAGTGGTAGACATACAACAAGAGGAAAATATTGAGAACCTCGGTGGACTTGGCAGTTTTAACAAAGACCTGAAAAGGGAAATCTCAGAAATCGAAGTAGAGAATATAGAAATCCCAGAGCAGGAGCAAGCAGAGGGGCTGACTTCGTCATgcacagggacagacagagacagggaaggTCTGCTAGACTCCACAGAGATACAGGAAAATCCAAATTTTAACAGCTGGCCTCAGAATCACCTCTGCATGATCCAAATAGAGGGACAGACATCAGCCGTGCATGTTGCTGAAGTAACAGCCTCTGATTTAGAGAACTGTTTCAGTCACACTTTAGAGAGCTCAAATGTATCTATTTGCATCACCGAAGCTCCTCATGAGAACTTTTCAGACCTGGAAAATGTGGAATCAGTCGCAGATTCAGAGGCTGAAATGAGATCATGGCTTGCTAGGCAACATACAGAAGAGACTGTAAGCATTGTGAATGAAGAAGAGGATTACAGAGACATGCCCCTTCCCCCCAATCCCATCTTTTGTCCCAGTGAACTTGATGAGCAGGAAGAGATAGATCAGTCATGTCCACAAGTAGACAATTTCAGCTCAGTAGATTTTCCTAGTCCTCCACCAAGCATAGATCTAGATATGCAAGATGATAAATTGGAGAGTTTAGACGACTCTTTTCCTAGTCCACCACCATCTGTTATAGAGACAGAGGAGTTTATTAGTCACATCAATCTAGAAGACTTTATTGCCAGCACTGAGACAGAGCCATATATTTCCACAACTCACAGTGCAAGTGTCTTAGAGCCTCATCTGCAACAATCACCACCTACTACAACTCAAAGTAAAGGGATCTCAGCCAATCTAAACCTTCCATCTGTGCATATAACACTGGCCGATGAGAGCGATCTTACATCCAACGTACAGGATGGACATAATAATCTGTTCCAGAAAACATCATCTGCCAGCCCATCTTCACCCCAAGTTCCCCTCAACAATCTCCCAGAATTACTGATTTCTGAGTGGAAAGATTTGGACGAGGAGCCCCTGGAAGATTTTGAAAAACTGGAACAACTGTGCTGCATATCTGGGGACGAGGAGGACTCTCTGGGCAACCTTTTTTTGGGGAACCTGGAGCTCCTAGAGTCTTTGAAGAAAACACCTGAGCAGAAGAGCACCAATGTTGGTGATAGTGATACAGGTGAGGAGATATGTGGGTCTTCTACTCCTGAGGGGAGTCGGGTAAATATGATGGAGGACAGGATCTCTGATAACTCTGATGAACTGGCAGAGTCTGCACCAAATCTGATCCTGGATTTTCAAGAGGAGAAGAATGATGGGCAGAAATCATCAGGCAAAACATCTGATGTCAAAGACCAGGGATCTCTCTCTAAGTTGACAACAAAGAATGGCCTCATGATGCAG GTGTGTGAGGAGAGGCTGCAGTTCTCCCTcagtgaaaatgtgaaaacaaatgtgctcTGGGGGTCTACTGTTAAAGACACAGTGATGCTTCGGCCCTGGGGGGAACAAATCACAGAGAACAGCAGCGAGCTGGTCACTGTGAAAGAACAACAAGAGGATGAAAG cgAAGAGGAGCAGGAAAGTTCCCCCAGCATTAAGTCCCGCACCATGTCTGATGAAACTAAAGCTGAGCCGCTCACTGTGATTGAACAACCTGAGGTGACAACCCCTCAACCGACTGCAAACCAGGCCATGAAAG CAAAACTAGCTCGTCTGTCTCTCGCCCTCCCTCCTCTTGCTCTGACTCTTCCCCTCACCCCCACTGGTAAAGGAGGATTTGGGGATGGTACGATTGGAAATCGGATCGGAAGACGAAGAGGTCTGTCCTCCGGAAGCGACCCTGacgatgaggaggaggatgaccAGGAGGACGAAAGCTCCCGGAGGGTGATAGTTGTCACTGAAACAGATGTGGACAAACGTGTCGGCCTGAGGAGTCTGCTGAAATCACCCAAGGAGCCgatggacagagagaaagacagaggaagaaatGTGTCCTTTTTTGATGATGTCACAATATATCTTTTTGATCAG GAAACTCCAACCAATGAGTTGAGCAGTTCAGCGCCCACAAGTCCAGCCCCAGTGTCCGTCAAAAGCACCAAGTTGGATTTGCGTG GGCCAAACACCAAAAGCAAAGaatcaaaaaggaaagaggaTTTATCAATCAAACAAAGGTCGCCTGTGGGGGCTAAACCAGTGACATCATCGCGCTTCACTGTCAGCCCTGCCAACGACCCCCACATGGTGTGA